One stretch of Pelmatolapia mariae isolate MD_Pm_ZW linkage group LG3_W, Pm_UMD_F_2, whole genome shotgun sequence DNA includes these proteins:
- the zgc:194655 gene encoding polyubiquitin, translating to MGKIYQVVVHGLRGQKMMVDLCNTEEQFKSMTVKQLKEKLAQKLPETAGEEALRLIFTDKMLDGDDTLLSDYGIQHMSVIHMVMKVPGGLKA from the exons ATGGGAAAAATCTACCAGGTTGTGGTTCATGGACTAAGGGGTCAGAAGATGATGGTGGACCTGTGCAACACCGAGGAGCAGTTTAAGAGCATGACAGTGAAACAGCTCAAGGAAAAATTGGCGCAGAAGCTTCCGGAGACCGCAG GAGAGGAGGCTCTACGGCTGATATTCACAGATAAGATGCTGGATGGAGACGACACCCTTCTGTCTGACTATGGAATCCAGCACATGTCCGTCATCCACATGGTGATGAAGGTTCCTGGAGGACTGAAAGCTTGA
- the LOC134618561 gene encoding E3 ubiquitin-protein ligase DDB_G0292642-like, with translation MTTQDQDDKRYDPKDTTLTFVNRRDELDPLSSDDSLVAEMSCGHAVTAESLTGWCRSLLDQGQYKFKCPALNEDTYETCGAVWSYPEVRRLAALTVEEMAYFEEKIAQLAAREYCELKTCPGCKTYVEREDLTNLSVRCTICTADNNKAYEFCCQCLRPWKGRAPRSDRCDNDGCVNHELEVLRNCKTTNLPQVRGVDACPSIRACPTCGEIVEHDKTGCKNIICPRCQKEFCFVCLKLTPVCLRTSSYFIPCSDGVAPRQTSITVWRRK, from the exons ATGACGACACAAGATCAGGATGACAAGAGATACGACCCCAAAGATACTACGCTGACATTTGTCAACAGGAGGGATGAGCTGGATCCATTAT CCAGTGATGACAGTCTCGTAGCAGAGATGTCCTGCGGTCATGCTGTCACAGCGGAATCTCTCACCGGATGGTGCCGCAGTCTGCTGGATcag GGCCAGTACAAATTTAAGTGCCCTGCTTTAAATGAGGACACCTACGAGACGTGTGGTGCAGTGTGGTCCTATCCAGAGGTGCGCAGGCTGGCAGCACTGACAGTTGAAGAGATGGCCTACTTTGAAGAGAAGATTGCCCAATTGGCAGCCAGAGAGTACTGTGAATTGAAAACA TGTCCTGGTTGCAAGACCTATGTGGAGAGAGAGGACCTGACTAACCTGAGTGTGAGATGCACAATCTGTACAGCAGACAACAACAAAGCGTACGAGTTCTGCTGCCAGTGTTTGAGGCCGTGGAAAGGTAGAGCTCCCCGATCAGACCGCTGTGATAATGATGGCTGTGTAAACCACGAACTCGAAGTTCTCAGGAACTGCAAGACTACTAATCTCCCTCAGGTTCGGGGGGTTGATGCCTGTCCCTCCATCCGGGCCTGTCCCACCTGTGGTGAGATAGTGGAGCATGACAAAACAGGCTGCAAGAATATCATCTGTCCTCGCTGTCAGAAAGAGTTCTGCTTTGTGTGTCTGAAACTCACTCCTGTGTGCTTGAGGACAAGCTCATACTTCATCCCCTGCAGTGATGGTGTGGCTCCCAGACAAACATCAATAACTGTGTGGCGCAGAAAGTAG
- the LOC134618571 gene encoding uncharacterized protein LOC134618571, producing the protein MCEALLKLYLNGLLFPYLLGSKRRRKVPETQATQAVPTGTQMSVPGQEQVEKRYDPLDSTLKFVNRPDDLNPLCDDSLRAEMSCGHAVTPESLTRWCRTLLDQGNYKFRCPALVEETKQCNKEWSYQEVRRLADLTVEEMQHFEESMARLALADHCEVQECPQCKTSVERMDLSNLCVQCVVCTAVQKKKFYFCWQCLKPWKGSGPRSDRCDNDGCENKDLQLLQTCKTISLPDVKDVTSCPAIRLCPTCGLRVEHNRKHCKNIKCPRCKMEFCFVCLKLKRECSSSPYRMCPSGVAPRQTSIPVWRKT; encoded by the exons ATGTGTGAAGCTTTATTGAAGCTTTATTTAAACGG GTTGCTGTTCCCATACCTGTTGGGAagtaaaagaagaaggaaagtaCCAGAAACTCAAGCGACACAAGCTGTGCCAACAGG AACCCAAATGAGCGTTCCAGGACAGGAGCAGGTGGAGAAGCGATACGATCCACTAGATTCTACCCTGAAGTTCGTCAACAGGCCAGATGATCTGAATCCACTgt GTGATGACTCTCTCAGAGCAGAGATGTCCTGTGGCCACGCTGTCACTCCTGAATCTCTGACACGATGGTGTCGCACCCTGCTGGATCAG GGGAATTACAAATTCAGATGTCCAGCGTTAGTGGAGGAAACCAAGCAGTGTAATAAAGAGTGGTCGTATCAGGAGGTGCGCAGACTGGCTGATCTGACTGTGGAGGAAATGCAGCACTTTGAAGAGAGCATGGCCCGTCTGGCTCTTGCAGACCACTGCGAGGTTCAGGAA TGTCCACAGTGCAAAACAAGCGTGGAGAGGATGGATCTGTCTAACCTGTGTGTCCAGTGTGTCGTATGCACAGCTGTTCAGAAGAAGAAATTCTACTTCTGCTGGCAGTGTCTGAAACCATGGAAGGGTTCAGGCCCTCGATCTGACCGCTGCGACAACGACGGCTGTGAGAACAAGGACCTGCAACTTCTGCAGACATGCAAAACCATCAGTCTGCCTGACGTAAAGGACGTCACCAGCTGCCCCGCCATCAGACTCTGTCCTACATGTGGCCTGAGGGTGGAACATaacagaaaacactgcaaaaatatCAAATGTCCTCGCTGCAAAATGGAGTTCTGTTTTGTCTGCCTGAAACTGAAGCGTGAATGTTCCAGTTCACCATACAGAATGTGCCCCAGTGGGGTCGCTCCAAGGCAGACCTCCATCCCTGTGTGGAGGAAAACTTAA
- the LOC134618579 gene encoding ubiquitin carboxyl-terminal hydrolase 46-like: MRLFGRRGFKNILTSVEANNKYHGLVNQGATCYLNSVLQVLFMTEDFREAVKRSSKQNAGIGLFGALTDLFDNLQKHTANTQKIITQLGINRVYEQRDAAECIEKILTMTSPEASQIFHGLLANQITCSKGHKETDRDAPFWHLPLSLVDFYNQDYSVVNGIEEFFRPTYLNGEHQMYCDCCGHKVDATITDVIKHHPDVLILLLKRFEFNYSYMSYFKISCFVEVPYSLQIPENEVYELYAVVDHFGGLRGGHYSATIKTQGEDRWYMFDDAQVTPLNYQPFQEKSQSAYLLFYRKAKSKSHNCYHKHLFLYICFILLCILLFML, translated from the exons ATGCGTTTATTTGGTCGGCGGGGTTTCAAGAACATCTTAACCTCTGTGG AAGCTAATAATAAATACCATGGGCTGGTAAACCAAGGTGCGACGTGTTACCTGAACAGTGTGCTGCAGGTGCTGTTTATGACCGAAGACTTCAGAGAAGCTGTGAAAAG GTCCTCCAAACAAAATGCTGGCATTGGGCTTTTTGGTGCCCTTACAGACTTGTTTGATAATTTACAGAAACatacagcaaacacacaaaaaataataacCCAGCTGGGCATCAACAGAG TGTATGAACAGCGAGATGCTGCTGAATGCATCGAGAAGATTTTAACAATGACCAGTCCTGAGGCATCACAG ATCTTCCACGGTCTGTTAGCAAACCAAATCACCTGCTCTAAAGGTCATAAAGAGACTGACAGGGATGCACCATTTTGGCATCTTCCTCTGTCATTGGTGGATTTTTACAATCAAGACTACAGTGTA GTGAACGGCATCGAGGAGTTTTTCAGACCTACGTATCTAAATGGAGAACACCAGATGTACTGTGACTGCTGCGGTCACAAAGTTGATGCTACTATT ACAGATGTAATAAAACATCACCCAGATGTTTTGATTCTGCTGCTGAAGAGGTTTGAGTTCAACTACAGTTACATGTCCTACTTCAAAATCAGCTGTTTTGTGGAGGTTCCCTACAGCCTGCAAATACCAGAG AATGAGGTGTATGAACTGTATGCAGTTGTGGATCATTTTGGTGGTCTGAGAGGTGGACATTACAGCGCAACAATTAAAACCCAGGGTGAAGACAGATGGTATATGTTTGATGATGCCCAGGTCACACCG cttaATTACCAGCCATTCCAGGAGAA ATCCCAGAGTGCATATCTTTTATTTTACAGAAAGGCAAAAAGCAAGAGTCATAATTGTTACCACAAGcatttgtttctttatatttgttttattttattatgtattttattattcatgCTGTAG
- the LOC134618588 gene encoding thialysine N-epsilon-acetyltransferase-like, which translates to MTSSHPLSMDFSIRAANLDDCKDIARMIMELAEYEKVSDHVKVTQKDLEQDGFSKNPFFHGIIAEVPEQHKTKEGHTKIGYALYFYAYSSWSGRAIYMEDLYVMPEFRGKGVGKALMSKVAQLALAAGCHQLNFTVLNWNKPSMDFYLSQGCFDVTATMGYHCMRCEGEALKHLAQL; encoded by the exons ATGACCTCATCACATCCACTCAGCATGGACTTCTCAATCCGTGCAGCCAACCTGGACGACTGCAAGGACATCGCGCGCATGATCATG gaGCTGGCAGAATATGAGAAAGTGTCAGACCATGTGAAAGTCACCCAGAAAG ACTTGGAGCAGGATGGCTTTTCCAAGAACCCGTTCTTTCATGGGATCATCGCTGAGGTGCCAGAACAGCACAAAACCAAAGAAG gcCACACAAAGATCGGCTATGCACTTTATTTCTATGCTTACAGCTCCTGGTCAGGCAGAGCCATTTATATGGAGGACTTGTATGTGATGCCTGAGTTCAGAG GGAAAGGTGTTGGCAAAGCACTAATGAGCAAGGTGGCACAG CTGGCTCTGGCTGCTGGTTGCCACCAGCTCAACTTCACCGTCCTGAACTGGAACAAACCATCGATGGACTTTTACCTCAGCCAGGGCTGCTTCGATGTCACTGCTACCATGGGCTACCACTGCATGCGCTGCGAGGGGGAGGCGCTGAAGCACCTGGCTCAACTTTAA
- the LOC134618598 gene encoding thialysine N-epsilon-acetyltransferase-like, whose amino-acid sequence MAFSLRAANLDDCKDIARMIMELAEYEKLAEHVKVTQKDLEQDGFSNNPLFHGVIAEVPEQHKTKEGHRKVGYALYFYSYSSWSGRAIYMEDLYVMPEFRGKGVGKALISKVAQLGLAAGCHQLNFTVLDWNKPSVDFYLSQGCFDITATMGYHCMRCEGEALEHLAQL is encoded by the exons ATGGCTTTCTCCCTCCGCGCAGCAAACCTGGACGACTGCAAAGACATCGCGCGGATGATCATG GAACTGGCAGAGTATGAGAAACTGGCAGAGCATGTGAAAGTGACCCAGAAAG ACTTGGAGCAAGATGGCTTTTCCAATAATCCGTTGTTTCATGGGGTCATCGCTGAGGTGCCAGAACAGCACAAAACCAAAGAAG ggCACAGGAAGGTCGGCTATGCACTTTACTTCTATTCCTACAGCTCCTGGTCAGGCAGAGCCATTTATATGGAGGACTTATACGTGATGCCTGAGTTCAGAG GGAAAGGTGTTGGCAAAGCACTAATAAGCAAGGTGGCACAG CTGGGTCTGGCTGCTGGTTGCCACCAGCTCAACTTCACCGTCCTAGACTGGAATAAACCATCTGTGGACTTTTACCTCAGCCAGGGCTGCTTCGATATCACTGCTACCATGGGCTACCACTGCATGCGCTGCGAGGGGGAGGCACTGGAGCACCTGGCTCAACTTTAA